TAAATCACAGTGAAAGTAAGGTGCTATTTGCAGATGCAGAATTGTACAGATTAGTAGAGCCGATCAGAGATCAGCTTGCAACCGTTCATACCATTGTGGTGCAGGGCGGATCTGCTGAAGGCTGCATTGATTATGAAGAATGGCTGATGACATTTACAGAAGAGCCTTTTGACAGAGAGCCGCTTGAAGAAACGGATATTGCATCACTTTTATATACGAGCGGGACAACCGGCGATCCGAAAGGGGTTTTACTGTCCCACAGGTCCAATTATCTGCATGCAATGTCTACAATGCACCATCTCCGCGTGAGTGACCGGGATACGTTGCTGCATGTTCTGCCAATGTTTCACGTAAATGGCTGGGGCTCACCGTTTTATTACACGGCAAACGGGGCTACCCAGGTGATGCAGCGAAAGGTCGATCCGAAACAAATGCTTGAGCGCATTGAACAGCATAAAGTAACCATTATGCATATGGCGCCGACTGTGCTAAATATGGTGCTGCAGGAATCACAGCATACAAAATCAACATTCGATCATCCGCTTAGAATTGTGATCGCCGGGTCTGCACCACCGCCTGCATTTATCAGAAAGGTGGAAGAGGAGCTTGGCTGGGAATTCATCCATGTCTATGGAATGACAGAGATCTCCCCGCTTGTCACAACCTCACAGCCGCGGGTTAATACACCGGCTGAAGATGAAAGTGCTTATGCAAGATTAAAAGCCAAAACCGGTTATGAGTTAATTGGTACGAAGGTTCGGGTGTTTGACGAAAACGGAGAAGAAGTACCTCATGACGGGAAAAGTATTGGGGAAATTGCAGTCCGCTCCAACAATGTGATGGATGGGTACTATAAAAATCCTGAAGCCACATCCGCTACGATCCGGGACGGCTGGCTATATACAGGTGATATGGCAGTAATCGATGACCAGGGTTATATGGAAATCGTCGATCGTAAAAAAGATGTGATCATCAGCGGCGGTGAAAATATTTCTTCTATAGAAGTCGAAGCTGCGCTATATGACCATCCTGACATCATGGAAGCCGCAGTCATCGCCGTGCCGCATGAAAAATGGGGTGAAGTACCGCACGCGGTTGTGGTGAAAAGACCAGGGGTTGATCTGACAGAAGAAGATATCGTAGCATTTGCCAATGAGAAGCTTGCGCGATTTAAAATTCCGAAAAGCTTCAGCTTCGCAGACGAGCTGCCAAAGACCGCTTCGGGTAAAATTCAGAAGGTTGTGCTGAGGAAGGAGTTTTGGAAGGGTAAAGAGGGTAAGATGATTAACTAGTTTGTGTGGTGGGAGGAGGCGATTTGGCGAGGGGGATCTAGGGTCAAATCCATCCCGCCACCATTACAGGTTTAAACCATTCACGCTCTTTTCAAAAACCAACGTCCTTTTCTAAAGCTAGTCCCTCTTGATGCTTTTGGGTCATTAAAAGACTTTGACCTAAGGGCATGAAGTGCCGGGAGACCGGATTGCTGACGAAGTGAAAATGGGGTCACCTTCGCGGAAACTGCGGTCACCTTCGAGAAAACTCGGGTCACACTCTGGGGATTTCAGGTCACAATTTTGTGATATGCCAATTTTCCGGTCATGTCCACTTAAATTGAGGTCACCTCCCAGAAATGTAAGGTCACCTGCCAACTTTTTTGGGTCACCTTCTACCCGACAGCTTTTCTTTT
This region of Jeotgalibacillus malaysiensis genomic DNA includes:
- a CDS encoding AMP-dependent synthetase, with protein sequence MHVPLILTDFLDRAVTLYGDKTAVIDGERELTYKEVEKRVNRLSRGLRSLDIKKRDKVAYLTPNSLEMFEGFYGIYQTGAIMTSLNTRLRPDDYLFILNHSESKVLFADAELYRLVEPIRDQLATVHTIVVQGGSAEGCIDYEEWLMTFTEEPFDREPLEETDIASLLYTSGTTGDPKGVLLSHRSNYLHAMSTMHHLRVSDRDTLLHVLPMFHVNGWGSPFYYTANGATQVMQRKVDPKQMLERIEQHKVTIMHMAPTVLNMVLQESQHTKSTFDHPLRIVIAGSAPPPAFIRKVEEELGWEFIHVYGMTEISPLVTTSQPRVNTPAEDESAYARLKAKTGYELIGTKVRVFDENGEEVPHDGKSIGEIAVRSNNVMDGYYKNPEATSATIRDGWLYTGDMAVIDDQGYMEIVDRKKDVIISGGENISSIEVEAALYDHPDIMEAAVIAVPHEKWGEVPHAVVVKRPGVDLTEEDIVAFANEKLARFKIPKSFSFADELPKTASGKIQKVVLRKEFWKGKEGKMIN